In Streptomyces sp. DG2A-72, one genomic interval encodes:
- a CDS encoding MerR family transcriptional regulator encodes MAWSTREIAELAGTSLRAVRHYHEVGLLDEPERRANGYKQYTVAHLVRLLRIKRMVDLGFPLAQIAEMGTADDHPEEALRTLDAELAATIERLQRARMELGLILRKSVPTDLPLEFASAAAPETPMSETDHSFVTVMSTVLGPKGTAAYAGLMKNPVIDPAGAAFEELPPDADEQTRADVAERLVPFVQLLQRQHPGLSTLPADAPKGEAFAKKTIGKAVQDIYNDAQVDVLRRLSILLKEARQTTEQPGGTGRPGGTP; translated from the coding sequence ATGGCATGGAGCACGCGTGAGATCGCCGAGCTCGCGGGCACCAGCCTGCGGGCCGTACGCCACTACCACGAGGTCGGCCTGCTCGATGAGCCGGAGCGCCGGGCCAACGGCTACAAGCAGTACACCGTGGCCCACCTCGTCCGGCTGCTGCGCATCAAGCGCATGGTCGACCTGGGGTTCCCCCTCGCCCAGATCGCGGAGATGGGCACGGCCGACGATCACCCGGAGGAAGCTTTGCGTACGCTCGACGCGGAATTGGCCGCCACCATCGAACGGTTGCAGCGGGCCAGGATGGAACTCGGTCTCATCCTGCGCAAGTCGGTGCCGACCGACCTGCCCCTGGAGTTCGCCTCGGCGGCGGCGCCCGAAACCCCGATGTCCGAGACGGATCACTCGTTCGTCACTGTCATGAGCACCGTGCTCGGCCCGAAGGGCACGGCGGCCTACGCCGGCCTGATGAAGAACCCCGTCATCGATCCGGCCGGCGCGGCGTTCGAGGAGCTGCCACCCGACGCCGACGAACAGACCCGCGCCGACGTCGCCGAACGCCTGGTCCCCTTCGTGCAGTTGCTGCAGCGACAGCACCCCGGCTTGAGCACCCTGCCCGCCGACGCCCCCAAGGGCGAGGCCTTCGCCAAGAAGACCATCGGCAAGGCCGTCCAGGACATCTACAACGACGCCCAGGTGGACGTCCTCCGCCGCCTGAGCATCCTGCTCAAGGAAGCACGGCAGACCACGGAACAGCCGGGCGGCACAGGACGGCCCGGGGGCACGCCTTAG
- a CDS encoding dihydrofolate reductase family protein, whose protein sequence is MGKVAWGFTCSIDGFITGPGHDMSWMSAAEPLADGTTERMAGEVAVIISGRAGYDAAKAQQDERDETTSEAYGGAWSGTEFVLTHRPEELADDQAVIPLNCDIVEAIRRAQAVAGDRDVQIISADIARQALEHDLIDELQVFVAPVFLGDGVRIFDVPGGRRIDWELVEIFTDSPRTFGRIYRPKDR, encoded by the coding sequence ATGGGCAAGGTGGCCTGGGGGTTCACGTGCTCGATCGACGGCTTCATCACAGGGCCGGGCCACGACATGAGCTGGATGTCCGCGGCGGAACCACTGGCCGACGGCACCACGGAGCGCATGGCAGGCGAGGTCGCGGTCATCATCTCCGGCCGGGCCGGCTACGACGCGGCGAAAGCGCAGCAGGACGAGCGGGACGAGACGACCTCCGAGGCCTACGGCGGCGCGTGGTCCGGCACGGAGTTCGTCCTGACCCACCGTCCGGAGGAGCTCGCCGACGACCAGGCGGTCATTCCGCTGAACTGCGACATCGTGGAGGCGATCCGTCGCGCTCAGGCAGTCGCCGGCGACCGGGACGTGCAGATCATCAGTGCCGACATCGCCCGCCAGGCGCTTGAGCACGACCTCATCGACGAGCTGCAGGTCTTCGTCGCCCCGGTCTTCCTCGGCGACGGCGTGCGCATCTTCGACGTCCCCGGCGGGCGCCGGATCGACTGGGAACTGGTCGAGATCTTCACGGACAGCCCCCGCACCTTCGGCCGCATCTACCGCCCGAAGGACCGCTAG
- a CDS encoding triacylglycerol lipase: protein MVITLAGAAPASAAPSRSNGKSNTVFFVHGFDPKGETAASDCSDYWSDALAHFDDEGWTGSLVTFGYYSGGNREDCTYKYNGTRGTSITTVAKALANRIYESYTSHGRKVDVVAHSMGGLVIRSALYHVRNGTSGFPPYLYVEDVVTLGTPHNGANGLQLLGCKTVFEGQKQCSQMTAGSDFLETLPENPSISRMGTEWTVVSSFWDATVSENSGVGVNASRKTQYHGSGSKTIDHTELKELRSGKYLGRVWTVQWTDWYDRPSPLETALNAAYWEFGA, encoded by the coding sequence ATGGTGATCACCTTGGCGGGGGCCGCCCCGGCAAGCGCCGCGCCAAGTCGGTCCAACGGCAAAAGCAACACCGTGTTTTTTGTTCACGGATTCGACCCAAAGGGCGAGACGGCGGCCAGCGACTGTTCCGACTACTGGTCGGACGCGCTTGCGCATTTCGACGACGAAGGCTGGACCGGAAGCCTGGTCACGTTCGGCTACTATTCCGGGGGGAACAGGGAGGACTGCACCTACAAGTACAACGGTACACGTGGAACGTCCATCACGACGGTGGCCAAGGCACTCGCCAACCGTATCTACGAGAGCTACACCAGTCACGGCAGGAAGGTCGACGTAGTTGCCCATTCCATGGGTGGCCTCGTGATCCGCTCGGCGCTGTACCACGTCAGGAACGGTACCTCGGGTTTTCCGCCGTACCTCTACGTTGAGGACGTTGTCACGCTCGGCACTCCGCACAATGGGGCGAACGGGCTACAGCTCCTCGGGTGCAAGACAGTCTTCGAAGGGCAGAAACAGTGTTCGCAAATGACTGCGGGCAGTGATTTCCTCGAGACGCTTCCCGAAAACCCGTCGATCTCGCGTATGGGAACGGAGTGGACGGTAGTCTCATCCTTCTGGGACGCCACGGTTTCGGAGAATTCCGGAGTTGGGGTGAATGCGAGTCGAAAAACCCAGTACCACGGAAGCGGCTCCAAGACGATCGACCACACTGAACTGAAGGAACTTCGGAGCGGCAAGTATCTCGGCCGAGTCTGGACGGTACAGTGGACCGACTGGTATGACCGGCCCTCGCCGCTTGAGACGGCATTGAATGCCGCATACTGGGAATTCGGCGCGTAA
- a CDS encoding GNAT family N-acetyltransferase produces the protein MTIKYEWRGDFGNAVLNALHAERHSFGWVCAWEDDSLIGFVNAVWDGGVHSFILDTVVAQRCRAQGVRSALVATAADEARAAKCEWLHVDFEEHLRPFYFDACGFRETAAGLIAL, from the coding sequence GTGACGATCAAGTACGAGTGGCGAGGCGACTTCGGCAACGCCGTCCTCAACGCACTACACGCTGAGCGCCACAGCTTCGGCTGGGTCTGCGCATGGGAGGACGACTCTCTGATCGGTTTCGTCAACGCCGTCTGGGACGGTGGAGTCCATTCCTTCATCCTGGACACGGTGGTCGCCCAGCGCTGCCGGGCCCAAGGAGTCCGCTCCGCGCTTGTCGCAACTGCAGCGGATGAAGCCCGTGCCGCGAAGTGCGAATGGCTTCACGTCGACTTCGAGGAGCACCTGCGTCCGTTCTACTTCGATGCCTGCGGCTTCAGGGAGACCGCAGCAGGTCTGATCGCTCTGTAA
- a CDS encoding RICIN domain-containing protein — protein MVTRKSIKALLTAVLCTGAMVTAAGTADAATSARDGGTVVLAVNTFQNLDTLRCMDDSNLGFRTFPCNSLDFQKWNVHVFNDGTRRFQNLATGRCLYDGPAGFSTQFCGSSENVSWHILRHHEVRLTFRNQATDRCIDDSDNSGFRTTRCNGGLHQDWV, from the coding sequence ATGGTCACCAGAAAGTCGATCAAGGCACTGCTGACAGCCGTACTGTGCACCGGGGCCATGGTCACCGCGGCCGGAACCGCCGACGCGGCCACGTCGGCGCGCGACGGAGGGACCGTTGTGCTGGCCGTCAACACTTTCCAGAACCTGGACACGTTGAGGTGCATGGACGACAGCAACCTGGGGTTCCGCACCTTCCCCTGCAACAGCCTGGACTTCCAGAAGTGGAACGTCCATGTGTTCAACGACGGCACGCGCCGCTTCCAGAACCTGGCGACCGGGCGATGCCTCTACGACGGCCCCGCGGGATTCAGCACCCAGTTCTGCGGCAGCTCGGAGAACGTCAGCTGGCATATCCTCCGTCACCACGAGGTCCGCCTCACCTTCCGCAACCAGGCCACCGACCGCTGCATCGACGACAGCGACAACAGCGGCTTCCGCACCACCCGGTGCAACGGCGGCCTTCACCAGGACTGGGTCTGA
- a CDS encoding glycoside hydrolase domain-containing protein → MADEMVELAQRFINSYNVPGIPKVEVNGKTSWTVMYALTRALQHELGITALSDSFGPTTLSTLQSRFGPQIDDLTRHGNVYRIVQSGLYCKGYDGGGSDGTYNSRVAGSVAELKANMGVAGAYPGSGLQPKVFKALLTMDPYVRVGNGTEQVRTIQQWLNGRYVKRREFFICPCDGHFSRDVQKALVFAIQYEIGMSDDVANGRFGPGTQDGIRTQAILGIGSSDSTKQFVHLFQAAMRFNGWDVAFDGRYSGALVDRVTEFQRFAQLLPSNGSADFRTWASLLVSTGDPTRPGTACDGITEITPARALALKAAGYTTVGRYLTNASVPNPKNKKIQPGEIATIVAGGLSLFPIYQTNGGDPEYFNPQQGAKDALAALEAARGHGFRPGTVIYFSVDYDAVDEEVTSRVIPHFRALNERMVHYGSEYRIGVYAPRNICSRLDRVGLTTSSFVSDMSTGYSGNLGFPLPRDWAFDQIATIWVGDGDGRIEIDKNVASGRDRGQTQFTPRGTDGALDVSFDRAQQGALFTDLINYIENNGHDDWYRDREALECANKVLDMDALITGLARSFRMRKSLIQAVVFWEYQADFTDDGVDVLVAGYFHWKETYEAWEQNPVGEPPAPPPVWREDSSTGVAQIFGKTAILARNHCVGAGVIPGTPLNLDDWHVRRDVWKRLRDDDDYNVGAVPLIHIHSAHEAGVTTDRLRYSDADNVAVLTKYNGAGEYGRRARDLYNIFEKYNAALRG, encoded by the coding sequence ATGGCCGACGAGATGGTCGAACTGGCACAGCGCTTCATCAACTCCTACAACGTCCCGGGCATCCCGAAGGTCGAGGTGAACGGGAAGACCAGCTGGACGGTGATGTACGCCCTGACGCGGGCGCTCCAGCACGAACTGGGCATCACAGCACTGTCCGACAGCTTCGGACCGACGACGCTGAGCACTCTGCAGTCACGCTTCGGGCCGCAGATCGACGACCTCACCCGACACGGAAACGTCTACCGGATCGTGCAGTCCGGCCTCTACTGCAAGGGCTACGACGGCGGCGGAAGCGACGGCACGTACAACTCACGAGTGGCCGGGTCCGTCGCCGAGCTCAAGGCGAACATGGGCGTCGCCGGGGCGTATCCGGGCAGCGGACTGCAGCCGAAGGTGTTCAAGGCGCTGCTCACGATGGACCCGTACGTCCGAGTGGGCAACGGCACCGAACAGGTTCGCACGATCCAGCAATGGCTCAACGGCCGGTACGTCAAACGCCGGGAGTTCTTCATCTGCCCCTGCGACGGCCACTTCTCCAGGGACGTCCAGAAGGCCCTCGTGTTCGCCATCCAGTACGAGATCGGCATGAGCGACGACGTCGCGAACGGCCGTTTCGGACCCGGCACGCAGGACGGCATCAGGACGCAGGCGATCCTGGGCATCGGCTCGAGCGACTCGACGAAACAGTTTGTCCACCTCTTCCAGGCAGCCATGCGCTTCAACGGCTGGGATGTCGCCTTCGACGGCCGCTATTCGGGAGCCCTGGTTGACAGGGTCACCGAGTTCCAGCGGTTCGCGCAGTTGTTGCCCAGCAACGGCAGCGCCGACTTCCGCACCTGGGCCTCGCTGCTGGTCAGCACCGGCGACCCCACCCGGCCCGGCACCGCCTGCGACGGCATCACCGAGATCACTCCCGCACGCGCCCTGGCTCTCAAGGCCGCCGGATACACGACGGTCGGCCGCTATCTGACCAACGCCAGTGTGCCGAACCCGAAGAACAAGAAGATCCAGCCCGGCGAGATCGCCACGATCGTCGCGGGCGGGCTGTCCCTCTTCCCCATCTACCAGACGAACGGCGGCGACCCGGAGTACTTCAACCCGCAGCAGGGGGCGAAAGACGCCCTCGCGGCCCTGGAGGCCGCCCGGGGGCACGGGTTCCGGCCCGGTACCGTCATCTACTTCTCCGTCGACTACGACGCCGTCGACGAGGAGGTGACCAGCCGGGTCATCCCGCACTTCCGCGCGCTGAACGAACGCATGGTCCACTACGGCAGCGAGTACCGCATCGGCGTCTACGCACCACGCAACATCTGCAGCCGTCTGGACAGGGTCGGCCTGACCACCTCCAGTTTCGTGTCCGACATGTCGACCGGCTACAGCGGCAACCTGGGCTTCCCACTGCCGAGGGACTGGGCCTTCGACCAGATCGCGACGATCTGGGTCGGGGACGGGGACGGCCGCATCGAGATCGACAAGAACGTCGCCTCCGGACGTGACCGGGGACAGACCCAGTTCACGCCCCGGGGTACGGACGGTGCGCTGGACGTGTCCTTCGACCGGGCCCAGCAGGGTGCCCTGTTCACGGACCTGATCAACTACATCGAGAACAACGGCCACGACGACTGGTACCGGGACCGCGAGGCCCTGGAGTGTGCCAACAAGGTCCTGGACATGGACGCGCTGATCACGGGCCTCGCCCGGTCCTTCCGGATGCGCAAGTCACTCATCCAGGCCGTGGTCTTCTGGGAGTACCAGGCGGACTTCACCGACGACGGCGTGGACGTCCTCGTCGCGGGCTACTTCCACTGGAAAGAGACGTACGAGGCATGGGAGCAGAACCCCGTCGGTGAACCGCCTGCCCCGCCGCCCGTGTGGCGGGAGGACTCCAGCACCGGCGTCGCCCAGATCTTCGGCAAGACCGCGATCCTGGCCCGTAACCACTGTGTCGGCGCCGGCGTGATTCCGGGCACGCCCCTGAACCTGGACGACTGGCACGTACGACGGGACGTCTGGAAGCGGCTGCGGGACGACGACGACTACAACGTCGGCGCCGTACCCCTGATCCACATCCACTCCGCCCACGAGGCGGGCGTCACGACCGACCGGCTCCGCTACTCCGACGCCGACAACGTCGCGGTGCTCACCAAGTACAACGGCGCCGGGGAGTACGGGCGCCGGGCGCGCGACCTCTACAACATCTTCGAGAAGTACAACGCGGCTCTGCGCGGTTGA
- a CDS encoding helix-turn-helix transcriptional regulator — protein sequence MLKFHFTGADMARIRMAAGPDPMWELLLSLHLLGGSDGSVVFGAWKRHIRSRLPNSTRLLFDLAPPRGYSADFLTPMPDRGELEPGIDAVLSTSRGRLRHDVARLATVRPLGSRTLSLAEAGSAAMLCLGAALRGYFNVALQPYWAQVGSSIKADRAVRVRAILDGGTEGMLATLHPSLRWQPGILTVASAYERDIRLDGRGLLLLPSFFCWRAPITLRDPGLPPVIVYPIAHDLRWSQADAGQGRDGREALGTLLGRTRADVLAAIADGGGSTSELARRLVVSPASVSQHAAALRDSGLIVTHRRGQSVHHSATALGSALLDGHRRIPQPSRRSPAVMHPM from the coding sequence ATGCTCAAGTTCCACTTCACGGGCGCCGATATGGCCCGCATCCGGATGGCGGCAGGTCCGGATCCCATGTGGGAACTGCTGCTCAGCCTGCACCTGCTGGGGGGAAGCGACGGATCGGTCGTCTTCGGCGCGTGGAAACGGCACATCCGCAGCCGCCTGCCCAACAGCACCCGCCTGCTGTTCGATCTGGCACCGCCCCGCGGGTATTCAGCCGATTTCCTTACGCCGATGCCTGACCGAGGCGAACTGGAACCTGGCATCGACGCCGTCCTGTCCACCTCACGCGGTCGACTCAGACATGACGTCGCTCGTCTTGCCACGGTCCGGCCCCTCGGCTCGCGAACCCTGTCGCTGGCCGAGGCGGGCTCCGCCGCGATGCTCTGCCTCGGCGCGGCCCTACGGGGGTACTTCAACGTGGCGTTGCAGCCGTACTGGGCCCAAGTGGGGTCCTCGATCAAGGCGGACCGTGCCGTCCGCGTACGGGCGATCCTGGACGGGGGCACCGAGGGCATGCTGGCCACACTGCACCCCTCCCTGCGCTGGCAGCCCGGTATCCTCACCGTGGCCAGCGCCTACGAACGCGACATCCGTCTCGACGGGCGCGGCCTGCTGTTGCTGCCCTCCTTCTTCTGCTGGCGGGCCCCCATCACTCTGCGCGATCCCGGTCTTCCTCCGGTGATCGTCTATCCGATAGCCCACGATCTCAGGTGGTCGCAGGCTGATGCCGGTCAGGGCCGCGACGGACGGGAGGCACTGGGCACCCTGCTGGGGAGGACCCGAGCCGATGTCCTGGCGGCCATCGCCGACGGCGGCGGATCCACCAGTGAACTGGCCCGGCGGTTGGTCGTCTCCCCGGCGTCGGTCTCCCAGCATGCCGCGGCGCTGCGTGACTCAGGCCTCATCGTCACCCACCGCCGCGGACAGAGTGTTCACCACAGTGCCACGGCACTCGGGAGCGCACTGCTGGACGGCCACCGGCGCATCCCGCAGCCGTCCCGCCGGTCACCGGCGGTCATGCACCCAATGTGA
- a CDS encoding HipA family kinase: MLREVTATRYIEPLRSGGSVPGVVEADDLGTYVVKFTGSAQGKKALVAEVIVGELARALGLRFPELVLVHFDPEIADGEPHQEVRELHSASAGINLGMDFLPGAKDFTPEVAETFRVDPLEAGRIVWLDALTVNVDRTVHSSNLMIWPTSGTVPAHLWLIDHGAALVFHHRWDATEPEKAYDFRHHALGHYAPDVRAADAELAPKVTRELLRAIAAEVPDAWLAGEEGFATPDGIRTAYVDYLHARVRASKAWLPTDFPTREELAAEQALRAAKTQRGRPKWLKQVPDLHGRPAVEQDGAVHLG; this comes from the coding sequence ATGCTGAGAGAGGTCACCGCCACCCGCTACATCGAACCCCTCCGCTCCGGCGGCTCCGTCCCCGGCGTCGTCGAGGCCGACGACCTGGGGACGTACGTCGTGAAGTTCACCGGCTCCGCGCAGGGCAAGAAGGCGCTGGTCGCCGAGGTGATCGTGGGTGAGCTGGCGCGTGCGCTGGGGCTGCGGTTCCCCGAGCTGGTGCTCGTGCACTTCGACCCGGAGATCGCCGACGGGGAGCCGCATCAGGAGGTGCGGGAGCTGCACAGCGCCAGCGCCGGGATCAACCTCGGCATGGATTTCCTGCCGGGGGCGAAGGACTTCACGCCCGAGGTCGCCGAGACGTTCCGCGTGGATCCGCTGGAAGCGGGCCGGATCGTCTGGCTCGACGCGCTGACCGTCAACGTCGACCGTACGGTCCACAGCTCCAACCTGATGATCTGGCCCACGTCCGGCACCGTGCCCGCACACCTGTGGCTCATCGACCACGGCGCCGCCCTCGTCTTCCACCACCGCTGGGACGCGACGGAACCGGAGAAGGCGTACGACTTCCGGCACCATGCGCTCGGGCACTACGCGCCGGACGTGCGCGCGGCCGACGCCGAGCTGGCGCCGAAGGTGACGCGGGAGCTGCTGCGGGCGATCGCGGCCGAGGTCCCGGACGCCTGGCTGGCCGGAGAGGAGGGGTTCGCGACGCCGGACGGCATCCGGACGGCATACGTGGACTACCTCCACGCGCGCGTGCGGGCCTCCAAGGCCTGGCTCCCCACGGACTTCCCCACCCGGGAGGAACTCGCCGCCGAGCAGGCCCTGCGCGCGGCGAAGACACAGCGAGGCCGTCCGAAGTGGCTCAAGCAGGTCCCGGACCTGCACGGCAGACCGGCGGTGGAACAGGATGGGGCGGTACACCTCGGATGA
- a CDS encoding SelT/SelW/SelH family protein yields the protein MTQRVQIEYCTQCRWLPRAAWLAQELLTTFETELTELSLKPGTGGVFVVRVNDEVVWDRREQGFPEPTAVKQAVRDRVAPGKPLGHSDKPAS from the coding sequence ATGACACAGCGCGTACAGATCGAGTACTGCACCCAGTGCCGGTGGCTGCCCCGGGCGGCCTGGCTGGCGCAGGAGTTGCTGACGACCTTCGAGACCGAGCTGACCGAGCTGTCGCTCAAGCCCGGCACCGGCGGCGTCTTCGTCGTCCGCGTGAACGACGAGGTGGTCTGGGACCGCCGCGAGCAGGGCTTTCCCGAGCCGACGGCGGTCAAGCAGGCCGTACGCGACCGAGTGGCCCCGGGGAAGCCCCTGGGCCACTCGGACAAGCCTGCTTCCTGA
- the aceB gene encoding malate synthase A — protein sequence MSAPAPSPLAIVDAEPLPRQEEVLTEAALAFVAELHRRFTPRRDELLAHRAERRAEIARTSTLDFLPETAAIRADDSWKVAPSPAALNDRRVEITGPTDRKMTINALNSGAKVWLADFEDASAPTWENVVLGQLNLIDAYTRNIDFTDPNSGKSYALKADDELATVVMRPRGWHLDERHLQLDGEQVPGAFVDFGLYFFHNAQRLLDLGKGPYFYLPKTESHLEARLWNDVFVFAQDYVGIPQGTVRATVLIETITAAYEMEEILYELRDHASGLNAGRWDYLFSIVKNFRDGGAKFVLPDRNAVTMTAPFMRAYTELLVRTCHKRGAHAIGGMAAFIPSRRDEEVNKVAFEKVKADKDREANDGFDGSWVAHPDLVPIAMASFDAVLGEKPNQKDRLREDVDVKAADLIAVDSLKAKPTYDGLVNAVQVGIRYIEAWLRGLGAVAIFNLMEDAATAEISRSQIWQWINAGVEFENGEKATPELARKVAAEELANVRAEIGEEAFAAGHWQQAHDLLLTVALDEDYADFLTTPAYEQLKG from the coding sequence ATGTCCGCACCAGCGCCGTCCCCGCTGGCCATCGTCGACGCCGAGCCCCTGCCCCGGCAGGAGGAGGTCCTCACCGAAGCGGCCCTCGCCTTCGTGGCCGAGCTGCACCGGAGGTTCACGCCCCGGCGTGACGAGCTCCTCGCCCACCGCGCCGAGCGCCGCGCCGAGATCGCCCGCACCTCCACGCTCGACTTCCTCCCCGAGACGGCCGCGATCCGCGCGGACGACTCCTGGAAGGTGGCCCCCTCCCCCGCGGCCCTGAACGACCGCCGCGTCGAGATCACCGGCCCCACCGACCGCAAGATGACCATCAACGCCCTCAACTCAGGCGCCAAGGTCTGGCTCGCCGACTTCGAGGACGCCTCCGCGCCGACCTGGGAGAACGTGGTCCTCGGCCAGCTCAACCTGATCGACGCCTACACCCGGAACATCGACTTCACCGACCCGAACTCCGGCAAGTCGTACGCCCTGAAGGCCGATGACGAGCTCGCGACCGTCGTCATGCGCCCGCGTGGCTGGCACCTCGACGAGCGCCACCTCCAGCTCGACGGCGAGCAAGTCCCCGGCGCCTTCGTCGACTTCGGCCTCTACTTCTTCCACAACGCCCAGCGTCTGCTCGACCTCGGCAAGGGCCCGTACTTCTACCTGCCCAAGACGGAGTCGCACCTGGAGGCCCGCCTCTGGAACGACGTCTTCGTCTTCGCGCAGGACTACGTCGGCATCCCCCAGGGCACCGTCCGCGCGACCGTCCTGATCGAGACGATCACGGCCGCGTACGAGATGGAGGAGATCCTCTACGAACTCCGCGACCACGCCTCGGGGTTGAACGCGGGCCGCTGGGACTACCTGTTCTCCATCGTGAAGAACTTCCGTGACGGCGGCGCCAAGTTCGTGCTCCCGGACCGCAACGCGGTCACCATGACCGCCCCGTTCATGCGGGCGTACACCGAACTCCTCGTCCGCACCTGCCACAAGCGCGGCGCGCACGCGATCGGCGGCATGGCGGCGTTCATCCCGTCCCGCCGTGACGAGGAGGTCAACAAGGTCGCCTTCGAGAAGGTGAAGGCGGACAAGGACCGCGAGGCGAACGACGGTTTCGACGGCTCCTGGGTCGCCCACCCCGACCTCGTCCCGATCGCCATGGCCTCCTTCGACGCCGTCCTCGGCGAGAAGCCGAACCAGAAGGACCGGCTCCGTGAGGACGTCGACGTCAAGGCGGCCGACCTGATCGCGGTCGACTCGCTCAAGGCGAAGCCGACGTACGACGGTCTGGTCAACGCCGTCCAGGTCGGCATCCGTTACATCGAGGCCTGGCTGCGCGGCCTCGGCGCGGTCGCCATCTTCAACCTGATGGAGGACGCGGCCACCGCCGAGATCTCCCGCTCGCAGATCTGGCAGTGGATCAACGCCGGCGTCGAGTTCGAGAACGGCGAGAAGGCCACCCCGGAGCTGGCCCGCAAGGTCGCCGCCGAGGAACTGGCGAACGTCCGCGCCGAGATCGGTGAGGAAGCCTTCGCGGCCGGGCACTGGCAGCAGGCCCACGACCTGCTGCTGACCGTCGCCCTCGACGAGGACTACGCGGACTTCCTGACGACGCCCGCGTACGAGCAGCTCAAGGGCTGA
- a CDS encoding nucleotidyltransferase family protein, giving the protein MTDKQDTVTGLLLAAGGGRRLGGRPKALLEHRGRPLVEHAVDVLRAAGCTRVHVVLGAQAAVVRERARLEGCVLVDNPEWEQGMGSSLRAGLGSLAGTPATAALVSLVDQPGIGPQAVARVLAAYTDEESLVSAAYDGVRGHPVLFGAAHWAGIAASASGDRGARAYLKAHEEAITLVECGDVAEAYDIDTEGDLSHLE; this is encoded by the coding sequence ATGACGGACAAGCAAGACACGGTGACCGGGCTGCTGCTCGCCGCGGGAGGCGGACGACGGCTCGGCGGACGCCCCAAGGCACTGCTGGAACACCGAGGCCGGCCACTCGTCGAACACGCGGTCGATGTCCTGCGGGCGGCCGGGTGCACCCGCGTCCATGTGGTGCTCGGGGCGCAGGCAGCGGTCGTACGGGAACGGGCGCGGCTGGAGGGGTGCGTGCTCGTGGACAACCCGGAGTGGGAGCAGGGCATGGGCTCCTCGCTGCGCGCCGGGCTCGGCTCGCTCGCCGGGACCCCCGCGACGGCTGCGCTCGTCTCACTCGTCGACCAGCCCGGCATCGGCCCGCAGGCGGTCGCCCGAGTTCTCGCCGCATACACGGACGAGGAGTCACTGGTCTCGGCCGCCTACGACGGGGTACGCGGGCATCCGGTGCTGTTCGGCGCCGCCCACTGGGCCGGCATCGCGGCCTCGGCGAGCGGGGACCGCGGGGCGCGCGCGTATCTGAAGGCGCACGAGGAGGCGATCACGCTCGTCGAGTGCGGGGATGTGGCCGAGGCCTACGACATCGACACGGAAGGCGACCTGAGCCACCTTGAGTGA
- a CDS encoding IclR family transcriptional regulator: protein MPTSSASTTDSAKSATGGVQSLERAFDLLERMADAGGEVGLSELSASSGLPLPTIHRLMRTLVACGYVRQQPNRRYALGPRLIRLGESASRLLGTWARPYLARLVEETGETANMALLDGDEIVYVAQVPSKHSMRMFTEVGRRVLPHSTGVGKALLANTPDDEVRALLARTGMPAATEKTITTPEGFLAGLDDVRRLGYAVDDNEQEIGVRCLAVSVPNSPTPAALSISGPAGRVTETATERIVPVLQQIAGELSEALASSQNHAPA, encoded by the coding sequence GTGCCGACGTCCAGCGCCAGCACCACCGACTCCGCCAAGTCCGCCACGGGCGGGGTCCAGTCCCTCGAGCGCGCCTTCGATCTTCTCGAGCGGATGGCGGACGCGGGCGGCGAGGTCGGGCTGAGCGAGCTGTCCGCCAGCAGCGGGCTGCCGCTGCCGACCATCCACCGCCTCATGCGCACACTGGTGGCCTGCGGTTACGTACGCCAGCAGCCCAACCGCCGCTATGCGCTGGGCCCCCGCCTGATCCGGCTCGGCGAGTCCGCTTCCCGGCTGCTCGGCACCTGGGCCCGCCCCTATCTCGCCCGCCTGGTCGAGGAGACCGGCGAGACGGCGAACATGGCGCTGCTCGACGGCGACGAGATCGTGTACGTGGCGCAGGTGCCGTCGAAGCACTCGATGCGCATGTTCACCGAGGTCGGCCGGCGGGTGCTGCCGCACTCCACGGGCGTGGGCAAGGCCCTGCTGGCGAACACACCGGACGACGAGGTGCGCGCCCTGCTCGCCCGCACCGGTATGCCGGCCGCCACGGAGAAGACGATCACCACGCCGGAGGGGTTCCTCGCGGGCCTGGACGACGTACGACGGCTCGGCTACGCGGTCGACGACAACGAGCAGGAGATCGGCGTCCGCTGCCTCGCGGTCTCGGTACCCAACTCCCCTACCCCGGCGGCCCTTTCCATCTCCGGCCCGGCGGGCCGGGTCACCGAGACGGCGACGGAGCGGATCGTGCCCGTGCTCCAGCAGATCGCCGGGGAACTGTCCGAGGCACTGGCCAGCAGCCAGAACCACGCCCCCGCGTGA